The Fibrobacter sp. UWH6 genomic interval TGCCATCCACATAGCCAAAGGCATTGAGGAAGCCAAGAACGGCCACAGCGATAGTAATCACCTTACCGGCGCGAAGCACGTAGTCCTTCAGCTTGAGCCAGGAATGAATCAGCAAGGACTTGATCTTCGGCAAATGATAGTTAGGAAGTTCCATCACGAAATTGCTGGACTGACCCATGAACAAGGATTTCTTCAGGAACAGACCGTAAATGATGGCGAACACAATACCCACCAGGTAAAGCAGGAACACGATGGTTCCAGCCTGCTTTCCGAAGAAGGCTGCAGCGAACAGAGCGTACACCGGCAAGCGGGCGCCACAGCTCATGAAAGGCACAAGGAATATGGTGAGGAAGCGCTCACGCTTACTTTCAAGAACGCGGGAACCCATAATGCCGGGAACGCCACAGCCAAAGCCCACCATCATAGGGACAAATGCACGACCGGGGAGCCCAAGGAATCGCATAAAGCGATCCGCCACGAAGGCGGCACGAGCCATGTAGCCAGAGTCTTCCAGGAAGGTCAGGCACAGGAACATGAAGAAGATTACCGGAATGAAGGTAGACACGGTCTGGATACCGGCGCCAACACCATTGGCAAGAACTGCAGAAACCCAGGCGGGCGCACCAATCACATCGCTAAGCAAATAGCCCAGGCCATCCACAAAAATGGCACCGAAAGAAATATCAAAGAAATCAATAAAGGCGCTACCGATGGTCACGGCCACCCAGAACACCAGGTACATCACCAAAAGGAAGATGGGAAGAGAAAGCCAACGATTCAAAAGGATTGCATCCAACTTATCAGAATGCGTTTTCTTGGCGCGATCACCAACGATTACCGTACCGGCGATTTCGTGGGCCATGCTGTAGCGGGCATCGGCCATGACGAATTCAGATTCTTCGCCAAGCTTTGCAGTAACTTCATCCCTGTTCAAGGCAACACCGGCAGCAGCAAACTTGTCTGCATAGCTGTTACTGTTACCCAGGTACATCAAGGAAACCCAACGGGGTTCTGCGTCTAGCAACTTTGCCACAGGAGCGACCAGAGATTCCAATTCCTTCACCACATTCTCCACCTTGTCACCATAGGTGAGACCGGCAGGGATGGCAATAGGGCTAGAGATAACATGGGCCATCTGGCTAATGAAATTGGTAATGCTCTTTTCGTTCACCGCAGAAAGAGGAATGGCGGGAACCCCGAAACGCTTGGAGAGTGCTTCAAGATCAATATGGAGACCGCGCTGTTCAGCGATATCCATCATGTTCACGGCGATGACCATAGGCTGCTGCATATCCACCAGCTGGGTGGTCAGGAACATGTTACGTTCAATGTTCGTGGCATCGACGATGTTTACAATCAAATCGGCTTCGCGAGTGAGGAGGAAATCGACAGCGGCGCGTTCGTCCTCGGAGTTTGCGAAAATGGCGTAAGTACCCGGAAGGTCCACCACACGGATGTGGCGAGCGCCCAGGTCGAAGAAGCCTTCCTTCTTTTCTACAGTGACGCCAGGCCAGTTGCCTACGCTTTGGCGCGAGCCAGTCAAGGCATTAAATAAAGCAGTCTTACCGCAGTTCGGGTTACCTGCAATAGCGATTGTAAACGGTTTTGGTGACATGATATTCTCTTTTCTTTAGAATCCCGCGGATCGGGTATTAGATTCTCTTCAGGTTCAACACATTGCCTTCTTCCCTACGGAGGGAAAGGCGGTAGTTCAAGACACTCACTTCAATGGGATCCCCCAGAGGAGCAATCTGCATCACTTCCAAAGTGACGCCGCGGACAAGGCCCATGGAAAGGAGCTTGGACTTATAACGGGCATCGCCTTCGTTGTAGCCAACAATTTCCACCTTGTCGCCTTTCTTAAGTTCAGAGAATTTCGGCTCGACGTTCCACTTCTTGGTTTTACCGTCGCAGCCACAGCCGCAATTACAGCTCATTTTTTGTTACCCTTTGCAACCTTCAACTTCTTTACAGTTGTGATTACAGTTTCCGAAGGCTTCATGAAGTCTTCAATTTTAGACAGAGTCTCTGCCGACAGGATATGTTCCATACAGCAAGCGTCCTTATCAGCAATAGCTTCAGAGACACCGAGACGAATTAAAAAACCTTTCAAAAGAATGTGACGATTCAGCACATCGGCAGCAGCCTTGCGACCTGCATCCGTCAATTCAATACCGCTATAAGGTTCCTGGGTGACCAAGCCAAGCTTTTTCAATTCCAGGATGGCCTTTGCCACAGAAGGCATTTTAACCTGCAGGGCAGCGGCGATGTCTTTTACGCGAGCGATGCCATGAGCCAGGCGCAGCATGTGCACCATTTCTAGATAATCCTCTAGGCTCTGGCTGAGCTTTACGTGTTCGTTTTCCATTGTTACCTCTTTTTGTTAGCCAGAACTAAATTTAGTAAGCCTAGGCTAATTAGTCAAGGCTAAATTTGATAAAAAAATTATCTTTAACTAACTTTTGTTAAAAATCAGACTTTTACACACCCTACGTCCCCCCAGTATCTAAAATGTGTTCGTATTATTTTATTACATTCACACAAACAAGCAGACGGTTTTTAGTTAAAGCCGCCTGGGCTTGGCGGTTTCTAGGATATGAACTTTTTGAACATTGCAAAACTTATGGTCATACTGGCAGCAGCCTCTTTTGCTAGCCAGACCACATCCATTTTCGTTAAGGACCCGGCCGAACTGGAAAACCTCCAGCAGAACCTGGAAAACCTTAAGACAGAGCTGGGCGAAAGCAACCCTCAAGTGGATGATTTGCTGAATCGAGCCAGTAAAATCGCAGAAATGAACAACCGTTGTTCCATGATTTCCATC includes:
- a CDS encoding metal-dependent transcriptional regulator, whose protein sequence is MENEHVKLSQSLEDYLEMVHMLRLAHGIARVKDIAAALQVKMPSVAKAILELKKLGLVTQEPYSGIELTDAGRKAAADVLNRHILLKGFLIRLGVSEAIADKDACCMEHILSAETLSKIEDFMKPSETVITTVKKLKVAKGNKK
- the feoB gene encoding ferrous iron transport protein B, with translation MSPKPFTIAIAGNPNCGKTALFNALTGSRQSVGNWPGVTVEKKEGFFDLGARHIRVVDLPGTYAIFANSEDERAAVDFLLTREADLIVNIVDATNIERNMFLTTQLVDMQQPMVIAVNMMDIAEQRGLHIDLEALSKRFGVPAIPLSAVNEKSITNFISQMAHVISSPIAIPAGLTYGDKVENVVKELESLVAPVAKLLDAEPRWVSLMYLGNSNSYADKFAAAGVALNRDEVTAKLGEESEFVMADARYSMAHEIAGTVIVGDRAKKTHSDKLDAILLNRWLSLPIFLLVMYLVFWVAVTIGSAFIDFFDISFGAIFVDGLGYLLSDVIGAPAWVSAVLANGVGAGIQTVSTFIPVIFFMFLCLTFLEDSGYMARAAFVADRFMRFLGLPGRAFVPMMVGFGCGVPGIMGSRVLESKRERFLTIFLVPFMSCGARLPVYALFAAAFFGKQAGTIVFLLYLVGIVFAIIYGLFLKKSLFMGQSSNFVMELPNYHLPKIKSLLIHSWLKLKDYVLRAGKVITIAVAVLGFLNAFGYVDGKFTAGNADSENSLLSSVGKTITPVFEPFGVEEDNWPASVSLFTGLLAKEAVIGTMNSLYAMAPKSEAVEGPQAEPAAPSEAAEIVAEEAPAVETAPAPEGESVAVTDSTAASADSNVILSEGETASRVIPSESSAVIPSDSPSVILSASEESSAEPAETAAVAEAPAEVAAIAEAPAEEEKPLIAGVDECPAEEEEDGAPDLKAAFIEAVSSIPANLSEVVGSLTDILGTSGELEGQAAAELKKETLDKILESKSLTCEEFAAIETFGEEEEDEKTREAVFAKLAAAGIELDEDAMGALEEGDLSETADIYANLRSYFHNGGHDGFNWQVFAFLVFILLYVPCLAAMGVVVREIGLGLGILMATVQTLLAWAIAVLLYQIPVGGQTHWIVTAVIVLIGTGIFLKLFGIKANKQKRFED
- a CDS encoding FeoA family protein; translated protein: MSCNCGCGCDGKTKKWNVEPKFSELKKGDKVEIVGYNEGDARYKSKLLSMGLVRGVTLEVMQIAPLGDPIEVSVLNYRLSLRREEGNVLNLKRI